Sequence from the Piscinibacter sp. HJYY11 genome:
TGGCGCGCATAGGCCTGCGCCGACAGGCCGGGCACGGCGGCGACGGGCGAGGGCAGGCTCACAGCGACAAGGCTTCTCGCACCGGTTGCGGCCAGGTCGCCGGGTCGAAGCCGTGCGTCTTGATGAGGGCGAGCGTCACCCGCTCGAGGCCGAAGCCCAGGCAGGCGGTGCTTGCCAGCGACTCGTCGGCATTGCGGATGCCGAACTTGCCCGAGAAGTGCTCCTGGTGCCAGTTGAACGAGCAGATGGCGGTGGGTTTCTCCAGCGAGATGACGGGCACGAGGATCTCGAACTTCAACCGCTGGTCGAGCTGGTTGGCCGCCATCATCTTGCCGGCGCGTCCGAAGAACGGATCGGAGGCGATGTCGCTGCGCGCATCGAGCCCGAGGCCGCGCAGCAGCTCGAGGGCACGTTGCAGCCAGTCGTTGCGCCACTGCACCACCTCGTCGGAACTGGCGACGCGGATGAATTCGCGCATGCGGAACGACTGCAGGCGCGTCGGCTCGTCGGAGGGCTCGTGGCGGTAGACCCAGTTCAGCACGGTGACCAGCCGGCCGCCTTGCGGCAAGAGGCCGCTGAAGATCGGGTAGACCGGGTAGCACGCCGCGGGCGTGAGCATCACCTCGGTGATGTCGAGCAGGTCTTCCCAGCGCTCGCCCGCCTGGGTGCGCGCGGTGATCTCGTGCGCCTGCGTCTCGCTGCCGAAGAAGCTGTGCACCGAGCCCGCAAGCTGCGGAAAGCTGTTCATGTAGCCGACCTTCTCGATCAGCTGGCGCGCCACGATGGGCGGGAACATCAGCTCTTCTGCGCCGTCGGGTGCCGCCACGCGCGACACCAGCTCGTTGAAGCCGCGCAGGATCTTCTCAAACACCGGCCCGCGCCCGTAGCCGCCGCGCACGCCGGTGGGGAGGATGAGGCCGTGGGCGACGAGGCCCTGGTAGAAGTTGTCGATGTCGTACATCAGATGCCCAGCGTGTCCTTGTGTACCAGCAGCATCGACGCGCTCTTCGCGGCGATGCGTTCGTTCGAGATCATCAGTGACGCGGACAGCACGTCGCGGTAGTGGCGGCCCAGACTGAACGGGCTGTCGTTCTTGTAGCCGAGCACGCCGAGGATCTGGAGCGCGCGGTGCACGATCTGCGGCGCGGCGTCGGAGCAGGCGATCTTGAGGTTGTTCAGGCGCAGGGCCCAGGCCATGCCCGACAGTTCCTGCTCGGCCTCGGGGTGATCGGCGATGTCGTCGAAGGCCTGTGCCAGCGATTGCCATTGCGATCTCATCGCCTGCAACTGCGTCAAGACTTCGGCCAGGCGCGTGGCGGTGGGCGGCACGGTGCCCGGCTTCTTGCGGGCCTCGCCGCGCACGTAGGCGGCGGCGCGCGCGACCGCGTCTGCCGCGATGCCCCACCACAGTGCCGACCAGAGGATGTGCGAATACGGCACCATGGTCTGCGCCGAAATGTCGGCGAAGGTGCCAGGCACGATCTGCTCGGCGGGGCCCGACGATTCGAGCCTGAAGCCGGGGCTGCAGGTGCCGCGCATGCCCAGGGTGTCCCAGGTGGTGGTCTGCGTGAGCGTGGCATCTTCACGCTTCACCAGCACGAGCACCTGGTCGCTGCTGGCCGCGTCGGCATCGCGGCGGCAGGTCACGAGGATGGCGTCCGCGTGGGCACAGTACGAACCAGTGGTCGCGTCTTTGTTCAGCACGAAGCGCTCGCCCTGCCGTTCGACGGCGCAAACGCTCGAACGGGTATCGCCGAAGGTGCCCACTTCCGACGTCATCGACGCGAGCAGGATCTGATGGCTGACGATGTCACGCAGGTACTGTGCAAAGAAGGTGTCCTCGGCTCCATGTCGCACCAGGCAGGCGACCTGGTTGTAGTGCATGGCAAGCACCATGCCGCTGGAGCCGCAGCCTTGTCCGAGGGTCGCGCACAGGAGGGCCAGTTGCTGCATCGAACAGCCCGCGCCGCCGAAGCGCTGCGGAACCGGTGCGGCCAGCACGCCGGCAGCGCGCAGCGCCGCGATCGTTTCCGAGGGGAAGCGCGCCTGGGCATCCACGTCGGCCGCATGTTGCGTTGCGACGGAGGTGCTGATCTCGCGCGTGGCGTTGAGCAGACTGTCGAAATGGGAAGTGGGTGCGCTCATGTAGAGGGCCGCCGTGCAAGCCGTGCGAACGGTCGGCATCAAGCAATCGGGCAAGGATAGCGCCCGCCCTCGGTTCACCGCACCCCGCAGATGCAGGCGCGCTCGCTAAGAGGCTCCCTAGGACATGGGACGAAACCCATGACCCCCTCTATGAAGGGGATTTCACAGAGAGGCAGGATCACCCATGCTAGCCAGTGTTGCCTGCTCGCAGGATTGAACCAGCCATGTCCCAGACGATCGCTCAACTCCATGTCGCTTCGCCGCCTTCGGCACGGCTTCGTGTCGGGCTGGACGTGGTGGATGTGCGCCGTGTGAGCGAATCGA
This genomic interval carries:
- a CDS encoding amino acid--[acyl-carrier-protein] ligase, with product MYDIDNFYQGLVAHGLILPTGVRGGYGRGPVFEKILRGFNELVSRVAAPDGAEELMFPPIVARQLIEKVGYMNSFPQLAGSVHSFFGSETQAHEITARTQAGERWEDLLDITEVMLTPAACYPVYPIFSGLLPQGGRLVTVLNWVYRHEPSDEPTRLQSFRMREFIRVASSDEVVQWRNDWLQRALELLRGLGLDARSDIASDPFFGRAGKMMAANQLDQRLKFEILVPVISLEKPTAICSFNWHQEHFSGKFGIRNADESLASTACLGFGLERVTLALIKTHGFDPATWPQPVREALSL
- a CDS encoding acyl-CoA dehydrogenase family protein encodes the protein MSAPTSHFDSLLNATREISTSVATQHAADVDAQARFPSETIAALRAAGVLAAPVPQRFGGAGCSMQQLALLCATLGQGCGSSGMVLAMHYNQVACLVRHGAEDTFFAQYLRDIVSHQILLASMTSEVGTFGDTRSSVCAVERQGERFVLNKDATTGSYCAHADAILVTCRRDADAASSDQVLVLVKREDATLTQTTTWDTLGMRGTCSPGFRLESSGPAEQIVPGTFADISAQTMVPYSHILWSALWWGIAADAVARAAAYVRGEARKKPGTVPPTATRLAEVLTQLQAMRSQWQSLAQAFDDIADHPEAEQELSGMAWALRLNNLKIACSDAAPQIVHRALQILGVLGYKNDSPFSLGRHYRDVLSASLMISNERIAAKSASMLLVHKDTLGI